The segment TTTTCCTTGGTGATGATCGCAGCGCCTACGCCTGCGAGCAGGGTTTTCTTGATGACGTCGATCATGAGTACACCGTGATTGACGATGAGGATTTGGGCAACGGGAAAGCCAAGGTGATTCGCCGGCGCTTCGGGTGCTGGACTGTTCAAGCTTGTTTCAGAAGAGATTCCTTCAGCACTCCGAGAAACTGTTCCGCGCCGCGGCTTTGATAGCGCTGGAGGTGCCGGATCAGGGCCACTTCACGCTCGGGCTCGCGACCGCTCAGGCGCTTGTAGACGAGCGCGGCATTATCTTCCCTTGAGCGGCACACTTTAGGCAGGATCGAGATGCCCAGACCGGTCGCAACAAGCGTTTTCACCGTTGAGATCTGTGCGCAGCGATGCCCGATCCTGGGTTCAAAGTCGTGGTCGCCACAAAAGCGCTGAATTTGCATGGCCACGCTGCTCGATTCTCCCAGAAGGACGAAAGTCTGATCCGCGAGGTCCTTCGCAGTCACGGTTGCCTGTGATGCCAGCGGATGGTCCCGCCCGATGACCAGCAGCAGGGGTTCGGTGAAAACTGGTTCAATCGAAAGCCGCGAATCTTTCACCGGCTGCGAAACGAGTGCCAGATCAAGCTCACCCTCAAGAACGGATCTCACCAGTTGATTGCGAAAGTTTTCGCGTGTGTGGATGACGAGGTGAGGAAATTTTTGGCGGCACTCGTCAATTAATTGCGGAAACAGGTACGGAACGACTGTAGGGATGCCTCCAACAAAAATGTGTCGCTCGAGATCTGGTGTGTCGCTGAGTTCCCGTGTGGCGTCGTCGAGTTCAAGAAGCACCCGTTTGGCGCGAGCCAGAAATGCGATCCCTGCCTCAGTCGGCACCGCTTTTCGCCCAAGACGATGGAAAAGTTTGTGACCTAACTCCTTTTCCAAGTTGATGATCTGTTGGCTTAGTGAGGGCTGTGTAACATGCGCACGCTCCGCTGCCCGGGTAAAGTTTCCCGTCTCGGCTACAGCTAGCAGATAACGCAGTTGATGAAGTTCCATAGGAATATCCTATCATTAGGATAGAAAACAATAATTTCAACAACTACCGAGATGCGCGTATTATTGGGGCGTACCTGGCAACGGGTACCTTAATGCTAATCAGAAAACTAACCATGAAACCTACACGTCTTACCGTCGGACTCGTTGGGCTCCTTTTCGGCACATTGCTTGTGTCGGCAGGCTCGATGAGAATCGATCCGGCAAACGTAACCACGATCTTCGGTTTCATCAGCGCCGGCGCCGCTCTCGCATTTGCGATCGGTGATTATGGCCTGATGACACGCGGGATACATCACAAGTAAACCACGAAGATCGTCTTTGTTGGTTATCTCAATTTGAGGCCCGGAGCAATCCGGGCCTCTTTATTTTGGCGACCTCAGACACGCCGGTTCGATTGAAAATCTCCATGAAACACAACGCTTGTCACCCACGGGTCGCGCCGGGTCCGGCATGTGGAATGACCCGCAAGGGCATCGAGGCTCTCAAAGCTGGCGACACCTATTTTTCAGAAGATCTCTCCCAAAGGCAGATCCGTTTTCTGAAAAAAATAAGGGGATTGGCAGCGCATTCGC is part of the Opitutaceae bacterium genome and harbors:
- a CDS encoding LysR family transcriptional regulator, translating into MELHQLRYLLAVAETGNFTRAAERAHVTQPSLSQQIINLEKELGHKLFHRLGRKAVPTEAGIAFLARAKRVLLELDDATRELSDTPDLERHIFVGGIPTVVPYLFPQLIDECRQKFPHLVIHTRENFRNQLVRSVLEGELDLALVSQPVKDSRLSIEPVFTEPLLLVIGRDHPLASQATVTAKDLADQTFVLLGESSSVAMQIQRFCGDHDFEPRIGHRCAQISTVKTLVATGLGISILPKVCRSREDNAALVYKRLSGREPEREVALIRHLQRYQSRGAEQFLGVLKESLLKQA